Proteins found in one Oncorhynchus gorbuscha isolate QuinsamMale2020 ecotype Even-year linkage group LG15, OgorEven_v1.0, whole genome shotgun sequence genomic segment:
- the lonp1 gene encoding lon protease homolog, mitochondrial, which translates to MATYMIMLGACKQTSKNGAILSRNYPNMFTTGTVRSLVSESSNWTGMVAKRSYSTNGTLRKTLCNARSGNVVTSMTGAGRLAKLNRWTRVTGFYSGERAILGCGASTSYNQIRLFGNRGSGAGFSGEDGSESSGSGGDESGGDGGTPYNSPQMTALTPMLVPEVFPNVPLIAVSRNPVFPRFIKIIEVKNKGLMDLLRRKVRLAQPYAGVFLKKDDANETDVVESLDAIYNTGTFVQIHEMQDLGDKLRMIVMGHRRIRITKQMEVEPDEPASAASESASVTEPGSQPNVSRRKPKRKERKEPAILAETMEEKVQEADVTVEALPLPSSDILMVEVDNVVHQQFEVSEEVKALTAEIVKTIRDIIALNPLYRESVLQMMQAGQRVVDNPIYLSDMGAALTGAESHELQDVLEETNIPKRLYKALSLLKKEYELSKLQQRLGREVEEKIKLTHRKYLLQEQLKIIKKELGLEKEDKDAIEEKFRERLKERTVPQHIMDVINEELNKLGLLDNHSSEFNVTRNYLDWLTSMPWGTNSEENLELKRAKEVLEEDHYGMDDVKKRILEFIAVSQLRGSTQGKILCFYGPPGVGKTSIARSIARALNREYFRFSVGGMTDVAEIKGHRRTYVGAMPGKIIQCLKKTKTENPLVLIDEVDKIGRGYQGDPSSALLELLDPEQNFNFLDHYLDVPVDLSKVLFICTANVTDTIPEPLRDRMEMINVSGYVAQEKLAIAEKYLVPQLRTQCGLTEDTTNISPEALNLLIRQYCRESGVRNLQKQVEKVFRKVAFRIVSGEETAVQVTPDNLQDYVGKPIFTVDRMYDVTPPGVVMGLAWTAMGGTTLFIETALRRPRDTGGKDKDGPRDGSLEVTGQLGDVMKESSKIASTFARTFLMKQQPDNDFFSGAHLHLHVPEGATPKDGPSAGCTIVTALLSLATNTPVRENVAMTGEVSLTGKILPVGGIKEKTIAAKRAGVTCMILPAENKKDFSDLPEFITEGLEVHFVDQYSKMYPIVFPQQ; encoded by the exons ATGGCCACTTACATGATAATGCTGGGTGCTTGCAAGCAGACTTCTAAAAACGGCGCAATATTGTCGAGAAATTACCCCAATATGTTTACAACGGGGACCGTGCGATCTCTCGTTAGCGAGTCATCTAACTGGACTGGAATGGTGGCCAAGAGATCTTATTCTACAAACGGTACGCTTAGGAAAACATTATGCAACGCCCGCTCTGGGAACGTTGTTACATCAATGACAGGAGCCGGGAGGCTAGCGAAGCTCAACCGATGGACAAGGGTCACCGGTTTTTATTCCGGGGAAAGAGCGATTCTCGGCTGCGGGGCTTCGACCAGCTACAACCAGATAAGATTGTTTGGCAACCGAGGCAGCGGCGCTGGCTTCTCGGGGGAAGATGGGTCGGAGAGCAGCGGGTCTGGGGGAGACGAGTCGGGGGGAGATGGAGGAACACCGTACAACTCCCCCCAGATGACGGCTCTCACCCCCATGCTGGTCCCTGAAGTGTTCCCCAACGTACCACTGATCGCCGTCAGTAGGAACCCGGTTTTCCCAAGATTTATCAAAATTATCGAG GTGAAGAACAAGGGGCTTATGGATCTTCTGAGGAGAAAAGTCAGACTTGCCCAACCGTACGCTGGAGTGTTCCTGAAGAAAGATGATGC TAATGAGACTGATGTGGTGGAGAGTCTGGATGCCATCTACAACACAGGAACTTTTGTACAGATCCATGAGATGCAGGACCTTGGTGACAAGCTGAGGATGATTGTTATGGGCCACAGAAG AATCCGCATCACCAAGCAGATGGAGGTGGAGCCGGATGAGCCTGCCTCTGCTGCCTCTGAGTCTGCCTCTGTCACTGAACCAGGGAGCCAGCCCAATGTCTCACGCCGGAAGCCCAAGAGAAAAGAGCGCAAAGAGCCAGCGATCCTGGCCGAAACAATGGAGGAGAAGGTGCAGGAGGCAGACGTGACAGTAGAGGCGCTCCCGCTGCCCTCCTCTGATATCCTCATGGTGGAGGTAGACAACGTGGTGCACCAACAGTTTGAGGTCTCAGAGGAAGTCAAG GCCCTGACGGCAGAGATCGTGAAGACCATCCGTGACATCATCGCCCTTAATCCACTTTACAG AGAGTCTGTTCTTCAGATGATGCAGGCTGGGCAGAGAGTAGTGGACAACCCCATATATCTGAGTGACATGGGAGCCGCTCTCACAGGAGCCGAATCACACGAGCTGCAGGACGTACTGGAAGAGACCAAT ATTCCCAAACGTCTTTACAAGGCTTTATCACTTCTGAAGAAAGAATACGAGCTGAGTAAGCTGCAGCAGCGTCTCGGCAGGGAG GTGGAGGAGAAGATCAAGTTGACCCACAGGAAGTACCTGCTCCAGGAGCAGCTGAAGATCATTAAGAAGGAGCTGGGCCTGGAGAAGGAGGACAAGGATGCCATAGAGGAGAAGTTCAGGGAGAGGCTGAAGGAGCGCACCGTGCCCCAACACATCATGGACGTCATCAACGAGGAGCTAAACAAACTCGGCCTGCTGGACAACCACTCCTCAGAGTTCAA CGTTACCAGGAACTATCTGGACTGGCTGACCTCGATGCCCTGGGGAACTAATAGTGAGGAGAACCTGGAACTCAAACGGGCCAAAGAGGTGCTGGAGGAGGACCATTATGGGATGGACGATGTCAAGAAACGCATTCTG GAGTTTATTGCGGTGAGTCAGCTGAGAGGCTCGACCCAGGGAAAGATCCTGTGTTTCTATGGTCCTCCTGGTGTGGGGAAGACCAGTATCGCCCGTTCCATCGCCAGAGCACTCAACCGAGAGTATTTCCGCTTCAGTGTTGGTGGAATGACCGATGTTGCTGAAATCAAAGGACACAG GAGAACATATGTGGGAGCCATGCCTGGAAAAATCATTCAATGCCTCAAgaagacaaagacagaaaacCCACTGGTCCTTATTGACGAG GTTGACAAGATAGGTCGTGGTTACCAAGGCGACCCGTCCTCAGCTCTGCTGGAGCTTCTGGACCCGGAGCAGAACTTCAACTTCCTGGATCACTACCTGGATGTGCCTGTTGACCTGTCCAAG GTTCTGTTTATCTGCACCGCCAATGTGACTGACACCATCCCAGAGCCCCTCAGAGACCGTATGGAGATGATCAACGTGTCTGGATACGTGGCCCAGGAGAAACTAGCCATCGCCGAG AAGTACCTGGTACCTCAGTTGCGTACTCAATGTGGACTGACTGAGGATACGACCAACATCTCCCCAGAGGCTCTGAACCTTCTCATCAGACAGTACTGCAGAGAGAGTGGAGTCAGGAACCTACAGAAACAAGTGGAGAAG GTGTTCCGGAAAGTGGCGTTCCGTATCGTGAGTGGAGAGGAGACTGCGGTCCAGGTTACCCCTGACAACCTGCAGGATTACGTCGGCAAGCCCATCTTCACTGTGGATAGGATGTATGATGTCACACCGCCTGGTGTTGTCATGGGCCTGGCATGGACAGCCATGG gtggcACCACGCTGTTCATCGAGACGGCCCTGAGACGGCCGCGGGACACTGGGGGTAAGGATAAGGACGGCCCCAGGGACGGGTCCCTGGAGGTCACAGGGCAGCTGGGAGATGTGATGAAGGAGAGCTCTAAGATCGCCAGTACCTTCGCCAGGACCTTCCTCATGAAGCAACAGCCGGACAACGACTTTTTCTCTGGCGCCCACCTCCATTTGCATGTCCCTGAG GGTGCTACTCCCAAGGATGGCCCCAGTGCCGGCTGCACCATCGTCACAGCCCTGCTGTCCCTGGCCACCAACACGCCAGTGCGGGAGAACGTGGCCATGACTGGAGAGGTGTCCCTGACCGGAAAGATCCTGCCTGTGGGAGGCATCAAGGAGAAGACCATTGCT GCAAAGCGTGCAGGAGTGACTTGCATGATCTTACCAGCAGAGAACAAGAAGGACTTCTCTGACCTGCCAGAGTTCATCACAGAGGGCCTGGAGGTTCACTTTGTGGATCAATACAGCAAGATGTACCCCATAGTCTTTCCACAACAATGA
- the LOC123996571 gene encoding 60S ribosomal protein L36 gives MAIRYPMAVGLSKGHPVTKNVTAPKHARRRGRLTKHSKFVRDMIREVCGFAPYERRAMELLKVSKDKRALKFIKKRIGTHIRAKRKREELSNVLAAMRKAAAKKD, from the exons ATGGCTATCAGGTATCCTATGGCCGTGGGGCTTAGCAAAGGCCACCCCGTAACCAAGAATGTGACCGCACCCAAACACGCCCGTAGACGAGGG cGTCTGACCAAGCACAGCAAGTTTGTGCGTGACATGATCCGTGAGGTGTGCGGCTTCGCCCCTTATGAGAGGCGCGCCATGGAGTTGCTGAAGGTGTCGAAGGATAAGCGTGCCCTCAAGTTCATCAAGAAGAGG ATTGGCACTCACATCCGCgccaagagaaagagggaggagctCAGCAATGTCCTGGCTGCCATGAGGAAGGCTGCTGCCAAGAAGGATTAA